The nucleotide window TTATTAGTCAAAGTAGTTTATTCATTCCGGCAATGATTCTTGTCTTGCTTGGTGCTTTTACAAAATCAGCTCAAGTACCATTTCACATTTGGCTACCAGATGCAATGGAAGCACCGACTCCTGTTAGTGCATACTTGCATTCAGCGACGATGGTAAAAGCGGGGATTTATATTGTTGCTCGATTTACTCCATTATTTGCAAGTTCTGGTGTTTGGTTTTGGACGGTTTCACTTGTCGGGATTACCACGCTCTTCTGGGGCTCCATTAATGCTACGAAGAAGAATGACTTAAAAGCAATTCTAGCTTACTCGACAATTAGCCAACTCGGAATGATTATGGCATTACTTGGAATCGGGGCAGCTTCCCTTCACTTTGATACGTTAAGTGATGATATTTATGTGATAGCCATTGTCGCTGCTGTTTTCCACTTATTCAACCATGCCACATTTAAAGGTAGTTTGTTCATGATGGTCGGAATTGTCGATCATGAAACAGGAACACGTGATATCCGGCGACTAGGTGGTTTAATGAGAATTATGCCGATTACGGCGACTATTGCTTTCATTGGAACATTTTCGATGGCTGGGATTCCACCTTTTAATGGATTCTTAAGTAAAGAGATGTTTTTTGAAAGCATGGTAAATATTACACATTTGCAGTTGTTTGACGCAAGTACTTGGGGTGTTATCCTTCCTGTTATTGCTTGGGTTGCTAGTGTGTTTACCTTTGTTTATAGCATGATTATTTTCTTCAAAACCTTTACTGGAAAAGTGAAGCCTTACTTACTTCCGAAAAAACCGCATGAAGCTTCCTTTGGCTTACTTTTACCTCCGATTATTTTATCCGCTTTTGTGGTAATCATTGGTCTATTCCCAGGGTTAATTGCTGAGCCAATTTTAGAACCAGCAGTTAGAGCGATTGTTCCAGGACTTAATACGGACTTTTCGATTCATATTAGTATGTGGCATGGATTTACGCCTGCACTTCTGATGACGTTCGGTGTTGTGATTGTTGGAGTAATCTTATTCCTAACACATAAATACTGGAAACCGTGGATTACAACTCGTGTTCCAAAAGTGCTAAGAATTGGAAAAGCCTATGATAATGGTATGTTTTATTTGGAACAAGGCTCCTACCGCATGACGATGTTTATTATGACTGGTTGGCTGAGAACTTATTTAAATTACATGCTATCCGCCTTTATTTTGATGATGGCTTCAGCAATGATTTTCACGCAGGCAATTGATTTCAACTTCACTACCATGACAAGAGTAACTGTAGTGGATTTTGTTTTAGCGGCTGTTATTCTAGTTACCTTAGTTGGGATTGTTTTCTCTAAATCAAGAATCACATCGATTATCTTGCTTGGGGCGATGGGCTACACGATTAGTATTTTCTTCGTTATCTCTAGAGCACCTGATCTTGCTTTAACACAACTTATTATTGAAACGATTTCGGTAGTACTTTATCTGCTCGTTTTCTATCATCTACCACAATTCAGTAATATTGAAGAAAAGCCAAAATGGTTATCGCTTAAGACGTTTTTAAGTATCGGGGTTGGCGTCATTATTACACTAGTCTCCCTATCTGCTTATAACACGACTTTCTATGATTCAATTTCGAAATACTATATTGATAATGCTTACGTGGAAGCTGCTGGTAAAAATATTGTTAATGTGATCTTAGTAGATTTCCGTGGTTTTGATACGATGTTTGAAACAGCCGTTCTTTCGATTGCCGCGATTGGTATTTATGCAATGATTAAATTACGTCTGACGAAACGAGGTGAAAATGATGAAAACGAATGACGTTCTTCTTAGAAATGTGACGAAAGTAGTTGCTTTCATTATTTTCTTATTCTCACTTCATCTATTCTTTGCGGGTCATTACAACCCTGGTGGTGGATTTGTTGCTGGGCTAACGACGGCGGGCGCTATTACATTGACATTACTTGCCTATGATACGAAAACAGTCGCAAGTATGTTAAATATTAATACGATTATGCTTACGGGTATCGGGCTAACTTTTGCGCTTGGTACAGGTATGATTGGCATTTTTACTGGCAATCCTTTCTTGACTCACAAATTTGGTCATGTGGATTTGCCCATTTTAGGGGATACTGCGCTACACACGGCGACACTTTTCGACCTTGGTGTTTATCTTGTGGTTGTCGGTGTAACGCTTACGATAATTCAAACGATTGGAGAGAGTGACTAATGGAACTATTAATGTCTATATTAATCGGCTTAATTTTTGCCGCTGCGGTCTATTTAATTCTCTCTAAAAGTTTGTTGCGAATCATTATCGGAACGGCTGTCCTCAGTCATGGTGTTAACTTACTTGTACTGACGATGGGCGGCTTAAAAAAAGGTCGTGTTCCGATTCTTGGGACGGAAGGGTCTGGTGTGTACAATGACCCGCTTCCACAGGCCCTTATTTTAACTGCAATTGTTATAAGCTTTGGTGTAACTGCCTTTTTCCTTGTTCTTGCTTATAGAGCGTATCAGGAGCTTGATAGCGAGAGCGTATCCAAGACGAGAGGACATGAAGCCGATGATGAATAATTTAATTTTAATGCCGATTCTAATTCCTTTTTTGGGAGCCATTGTTTTAATGTTACTCCCGAGAAAAGTTATTATACAACGAATTTTCGCTCTGATTTTTAGTGGTATCTTGGTTGTTGCCTCCTTTTTCCTCGTATTTTACGTTCGGGAAAACGGAATTACTACCCTTAATATTGGGAACTGGGCTGCTCCTTTTGGAATTACAATGGTTGGTGACATGTTCGCCATCTTACTAACAGCAACAACGAGTATCATACTTTTCTGTGTAGTCTTATATTCCTTCTATACAATCGGAAAACCGCGTGAGAAATTCCTTTACTATCCTGCAATGCTCTTTATGATTGTTGGAGTTAATGGTTCGTTTCTAACGGGCGATATTTTTAATATGTTTGTTTTCTTTGAAGTAATGTTAATGGCGTCTTATGTGTTACTCGTAATCGGAGGGACACAAGTACAATTAAAAGCAACCATTAAATACTTGCTAATTAATGTAGTTGGTTCAGGATTTTTCGTTGTAGCCATCGCCTTGCTGTACTCAATGATTGGAACGTTAAATATGGCGGATATTTCGCAAAAAATTTCTGATTTAAATGGCGCCAATACTGGAATGATAAGCGTTGTCGCGGTTCTTTTCTTGTTCGTCTTTGGGCTTAAAGCTGGCCTGTTTCCGCTTTACTTCTGGCTTCCAGGATCTTACTTTGCTCCTCCAATTCCAGTTCTTGCACTTTTCGGTGGTCTTTTGACAAAGGTTGGTGTTTATGCGATTATTCGAACCTATACTTTATTCTTTAGTTCACTGACAGATTTTGTTGTACCTTTACTTGGAATACTGGCGATAGTTACCATTATCCTCGGCGTCATTGGGGCAATGAGTTATTATGATATGAAGACTATCGTAATTTACAATATTATGATTGCCATTGGTGTGATTTTGTTTAGCGTTTCGATTATGACACGTGAATCTATGACTGGCGCGGTATTTTACTTAATTCATGATATGATAATTAAAGCGGCCCTCTTTCTAATTGTTGGAATTGTAATGGCAATTACTGGTTACTCCAGCGTGAAGAAATTCAGTGGTTTAATGAGTGTGAAGTCGTCACTTGGTTGGATTTTCTTTATCGCTACTTTAGGTCTTTCCGGGATTCCTCCTCTGAGTGGATTCATTGGTAAACTTTTGATTGTCGAAGGGGCTTTCTCAACTGGTCAAATTGCTGGTGGCATAATCATACTACTTTCTAGTTTATTCGTTCTTATGTCATTAATTAAAGTCTTTACAAAAGGTTTCTGGGGAGAGAAAAAAGGAGTATTCAATTTACAAATTCCTTATAAAAAAATGCTCATTCCAGTCCTTATCTTATTAACTATTTCGATTGCATACGGAGTGTTTAGTAACGCAATTTATCCGTTTATTGAACAAGCGGTTGATCCACTTGTTGATCCTTCTGTTTATATTCATGCGGTGTTAAAGGAGTGATAAAAGATGGCTTTTCAACTTATTCTTAATATAATACTTGCTTGTTTGTGGATGTTTCTTGAGTCATCATTTAGTTTTGCGACATTTATCATTGGCTTTATCATCGGGATATTCTTATTACTTTTTATGCGACGCTTTCTTGGGTCCCGGTTTTACATATTCCGGTTGTTCGCTTTAGTCAAATTAGTATTCCGCTTCTTACATGATTTAATTGTTTCGACTATTCATGTTAGCCGGATTGTCCTGAAAAAAGATATGAATATTCGTCCAGGTATTTTCAGATATGATACAACGCTTGAAACTGACTGGGAAGTAACGATGCTAGCTTTACTAATTACATTAACCCCCGGGACACTTTCGATAGATATTTCGGATGATTACAAAGCAATTTATGTTCATTCTCTTCATGTTCCAAATATTGAGGAAGAAATTGCTACTATTCGTAAGTCTTATGAAGGCGCGATTATGGAGGTGTTCCACGGATGATTATTCAAATTGCCTTATCCATTGGTTTGCTACTATATTCGATTTCCACATTCTTATACCTTTACCGAATTTTAAAAGGACCGACCACTTCAGACAAAGTAGTAGCGCTTGATTCTATCGGAATGAACCTGGTTGCGATTGTTGCCCTACTGTCGATGTTTTATGATACTAATGCCTTTTTAGATGTTATTTTACTTATCGCTTTACTTGCATTTATTGGAACAGTTTCCTTTGCCAAATTTATTGAGAAAGGGAAGGTGATTGACCGTGAACGTGATAATTGAAATTATTATTTCCGTGATGATTCTAATCGGTGGTTTGCTTAGTATTCTTGCCGCGATTGGTGTTATTAGACTCCCTGACGTATATACTAGAACTCATGCTGCGGGGATTAGCAATACTTTTGGAGTTAGTTTGTTGCTATTTGCTACAGTTGGTTACTTTTTCCACTCAGGAGAAGGTTTTAATGCTCGGGTACTACTCGCTATCCTATTCATCTTTTTAACAACTCCTGTAGCCTCTCACTTGATTAACCGTGCCGCTTACGATACAGGCGTCCCCCTTGCGATTCGAATTCGTGACCAATTACGTTCAGTGAAAAAAGATGACATCAAGAAGAAGAAAAGCCTAATTATTCGCCAAGAACAAATTGAAAAAGCACGACAAGAGCGTGAAGAACTTGAGGAACGAATGGAATGGGAACGGCGTGAAGAAAAAATTGATGAGCGTGAAGATAAAGAAGAAGAACAGCGCGAACGTGATGAACAAACGATTGAAGAACAGTCGGATGATTCTGAGCATGAAATTATCGAGCAGGATGAAAGTGAAACAGAAGAAGACGAAGATAGATTTGAGAAATAAAACAAGCATGGCACGAGTTTTTATTACTCTCGGCCATGCTTTTCGTTTCGTTTCTTTTTCACCGCTATCGTACATCTACTAATACAGATTAACTTATCTGCCTCGTCAGTAATTTTAACTTCCCATACTTGGGTGCTTTTTCCAAGGTGAACTGCCTCCGCGGTTGCAGTGATTAGACCATCTTTTTTAGAAGCAAGGTGATTAGCATTAATTTCTAAGCCAAAGACTATTTCGCCTGATTCGATTGATTTTGCCGCCCCAATACTTGCGGCATGCTCT belongs to Listeria ivanovii subsp. ivanovii and includes:
- a CDS encoding Na+/H+ antiporter subunit A — protein: MSFLHLAILLPFIVAFLIPLFYRWTKQIHTGWLVLPIPVILFIYFLTYIPKTMDGATVVSMPWIPRLGINFTVVVDGLSLLFALLITGIGSLVTFYSIYYLGKKKERLSNFYTFLFIFMTAMLGVVLSDNLIVLYLFWELTSISSFLLIGYWYHRERSRYGARKSMMITVFGGLMMLGGFILLHIMSDSYSIRAIIQDADVISQSSLFIPAMILVLLGAFTKSAQVPFHIWLPDAMEAPTPVSAYLHSATMVKAGIYIVARFTPLFASSGVWFWTVSLVGITTLFWGSINATKKNDLKAILAYSTISQLGMIMALLGIGAASLHFDTLSDDIYVIAIVAAVFHLFNHATFKGSLFMMVGIVDHETGTRDIRRLGGLMRIMPITATIAFIGTFSMAGIPPFNGFLSKEMFFESMVNITHLQLFDASTWGVILPVIAWVASVFTFVYSMIIFFKTFTGKVKPYLLPKKPHEASFGLLLPPIILSAFVVIIGLFPGLIAEPILEPAVRAIVPGLNTDFSIHISMWHGFTPALLMTFGVVIVGVILFLTHKYWKPWITTRVPKVLRIGKAYDNGMFYLEQGSYRMTMFIMTGWLRTYLNYMLSAFILMMASAMIFTQAIDFNFTTMTRVTVVDFVLAAVILVTLVGIVFSKSRITSIILLGAMGYTISIFFVISRAPDLALTQLIIETISVVLYLLVFYHLPQFSNIEEKPKWLSLKTFLSIGVGVIITLVSLSAYNTTFYDSISKYYIDNAYVEAAGKNIVNVILVDFRGFDTMFETAVLSIAAIGIYAMIKLRLTKRGENDENE
- a CDS encoding Na(+)/H(+) antiporter subunit B; amino-acid sequence: MMKTNDVLLRNVTKVVAFIIFLFSLHLFFAGHYNPGGGFVAGLTTAGAITLTLLAYDTKTVASMLNINTIMLTGIGLTFALGTGMIGIFTGNPFLTHKFGHVDLPILGDTALHTATLFDLGVYLVVVGVTLTIIQTIGESD
- a CDS encoding Na(+)/H(+) antiporter subunit C; the encoded protein is MELLMSILIGLIFAAAVYLILSKSLLRIIIGTAVLSHGVNLLVLTMGGLKKGRVPILGTEGSGVYNDPLPQALILTAIVISFGVTAFFLVLAYRAYQELDSESVSKTRGHEADDE
- a CDS encoding Na+/H+ antiporter subunit D, encoding MNNLILMPILIPFLGAIVLMLLPRKVIIQRIFALIFSGILVVASFFLVFYVRENGITTLNIGNWAAPFGITMVGDMFAILLTATTSIILFCVVLYSFYTIGKPREKFLYYPAMLFMIVGVNGSFLTGDIFNMFVFFEVMLMASYVLLVIGGTQVQLKATIKYLLINVVGSGFFVVAIALLYSMIGTLNMADISQKISDLNGANTGMISVVAVLFLFVFGLKAGLFPLYFWLPGSYFAPPIPVLALFGGLLTKVGVYAIIRTYTLFFSSLTDFVVPLLGILAIVTIILGVIGAMSYYDMKTIVIYNIMIAIGVILFSVSIMTRESMTGAVFYLIHDMIIKAALFLIVGIVMAITGYSSVKKFSGLMSVKSSLGWIFFIATLGLSGIPPLSGFIGKLLIVEGAFSTGQIAGGIIILLSSLFVLMSLIKVFTKGFWGEKKGVFNLQIPYKKMLIPVLILLTISIAYGVFSNAIYPFIEQAVDPLVDPSVYIHAVLKE
- a CDS encoding Na+/H+ antiporter subunit E, with translation MAFQLILNIILACLWMFLESSFSFATFIIGFIIGIFLLLFMRRFLGSRFYIFRLFALVKLVFRFLHDLIVSTIHVSRIVLKKDMNIRPGIFRYDTTLETDWEVTMLALLITLTPGTLSIDISDDYKAIYVHSLHVPNIEEEIATIRKSYEGAIMEVFHG
- a CDS encoding Na(+)/H(+) antiporter subunit F1; translation: MIIQIALSIGLLLYSISTFLYLYRILKGPTTSDKVVALDSIGMNLVAIVALLSMFYDTNAFLDVILLIALLAFIGTVSFAKFIEKGKVIDRERDN
- the mnhG gene encoding monovalent cation/H(+) antiporter subunit G, with protein sequence MNVIIEIIISVMILIGGLLSILAAIGVIRLPDVYTRTHAAGISNTFGVSLLLFATVGYFFHSGEGFNARVLLAILFIFLTTPVASHLINRAAYDTGVPLAIRIRDQLRSVKKDDIKKKKSLIIRQEQIEKARQEREELEERMEWERREEKIDEREDKEEEQRERDEQTIEEQSDDSEHEIIEQDESETEEDEDRFEK
- the menI gene encoding 1,4-dihydroxy-2-naphthoyl-CoA hydrolase MenI; translated protein: MGLQETIGIQIISVEKGKAIVQLEVTEKVHQPFGYLHGGVSVVLAEHAASIGAAKSIESGEIVFGLEINANHLASKKDGLITATAEAVHLGKSTQVWEVKITDEADKLICISRCTIAVKKKRNEKHGRE